One window of the Mycobacterium sp. SVM_VP21 genome contains the following:
- the dacB gene encoding D-alanyl-D-alanine carboxypeptidase/D-alanyl-D-alanine-endopeptidase produces MQPTRWRDSSAHLGIAAAVLALAAAVVVVAVVVLPDESGAGAHVVSPAPVATAKPGVVPVSDDAPVPVGSALASALAPALADPNLGRLTGRITDAVTGKALWTQQEDLPMQPASTNKVLTAAAALLALDQGARVTTRVTASDQPGVVVLVGGGDPTLSTAEVGQDTWYREAARISDLADQVRRSGVSVTEIQVDTSAFTGPTMAQGWDAEDIEGGDIAPIEAVMVDGGRVQPTTVESRRSTTPALDAGKALAAELGVDPDNVSIASASVTGRELGVVRSAPLVVRLGEMMNASDNVMAESIAREVAAAMGRPRSFAGAVDAVTNRLATAHIAVSGANLQDSSGLSVDDRLSARTLDAVVQAAAGPDLPELRPLLDMLPVAGGSGTLSERFLNPKTGRGAAGWLRAKTGSLTRTNALAGIVTDRDQRVLTFAFISNDAGPTGRTAIDALAAVLRTCGCR; encoded by the coding sequence ATGCAACCCACTCGGTGGCGAGACAGCAGTGCCCATCTGGGCATCGCGGCCGCGGTGCTGGCGTTGGCCGCCGCCGTGGTGGTCGTGGCGGTCGTTGTGCTGCCGGACGAATCCGGCGCAGGTGCGCACGTCGTGTCGCCGGCGCCGGTGGCGACCGCCAAACCCGGGGTGGTTCCGGTCTCCGACGACGCTCCGGTGCCGGTCGGCAGTGCCTTGGCGTCTGCCCTGGCCCCCGCGTTGGCCGACCCGAATCTGGGCCGGCTCACCGGCCGAATCACCGATGCCGTGACCGGCAAAGCGCTCTGGACGCAGCAGGAAGACCTGCCGATGCAGCCGGCGTCCACCAACAAGGTGCTGACCGCAGCGGCTGCCCTGCTGGCGCTGGATCAGGGCGCGCGGGTCACCACCCGGGTGACGGCCAGCGATCAGCCCGGAGTGGTGGTGCTGGTGGGTGGCGGCGACCCCACGTTGTCGACGGCCGAGGTCGGCCAGGACACCTGGTACCGCGAAGCCGCCCGCATCAGCGATCTGGCCGATCAGGTTCGCCGCAGCGGGGTGAGCGTCACCGAGATTCAGGTCGACACGTCGGCGTTCACCGGCCCGACCATGGCTCAGGGCTGGGACGCCGAGGACATCGAAGGCGGTGACATCGCCCCGATCGAGGCGGTGATGGTCGACGGCGGCCGAGTCCAGCCGACCACGGTCGAGTCCCGGCGATCGACGACGCCCGCGCTGGACGCCGGAAAGGCCTTGGCCGCGGAGTTGGGCGTCGACCCCGACAACGTGAGCATCGCGTCCGCGTCGGTGACCGGACGCGAGCTGGGCGTGGTCCGATCGGCACCGCTGGTGGTCCGTCTCGGCGAGATGATGAACGCCTCGGACAACGTGATGGCCGAATCCATTGCCCGCGAGGTGGCCGCGGCGATGGGCCGGCCCCGCTCGTTTGCCGGAGCCGTTGACGCGGTGACCAACCGGCTGGCCACCGCCCACATCGCGGTCAGCGGAGCCAACCTGCAGGATTCCAGCGGATTGTCGGTCGACGACCGGTTGTCGGCCCGGACGCTGGATGCGGTGGTGCAGGCGGCCGCCGGGCCGGACCTGCCCGAGCTGCGTCCGCTGCTGGACATGCTGCCGGTCGCCGGCGGCAGTGGCACGCTGTCCGAGCGGTTCCTCAACCCCAAGACCGGGCGCGGCGCGGCCGGCTGGTTGCGGGCCAAGACCGGCTCGCTGACCCGCACCAATGCATTGGCCGGCATCGTCACCGACCGCGACCAGCGGGTGCTGACGTTTGCGTTCATCTCCAACGACGCCGGCCCTACCGGGCGCACGGCGATCGACGCGCTGGCCGCGGTGCTGCGAACCTGCGGATGCAGATGA
- the hpt gene encoding hypoxanthine phosphoribosyltransferase — MQLVVELPPWHAVLVAAILPGEKPELYAGDIKSVLLTEEQIRTRTAELAAQIAEEYADGHAESGDLLLITVLKGAVLFVTDLARAIPLPTQFEFMAVSSYGSSTSSSGVVRILKDLDRDISDRDVLIVEDVVDSGLTLSWLLRNLATRRPRSLRVCTLLRKPDALGADVDIAYVGFDIPNDFVVGYGLDYAERYRDLPYIGTLDPRVYQG; from the coding sequence CTGCAGTTGGTTGTCGAACTCCCGCCATGGCACGCTGTGCTGGTGGCTGCGATCTTGCCGGGGGAGAAACCCGAGTTGTACGCGGGTGACATCAAATCGGTGTTGCTGACCGAGGAGCAGATCCGGACCCGCACTGCCGAACTCGCCGCGCAGATCGCCGAGGAGTACGCCGACGGCCATGCCGAGAGCGGCGACCTGCTGCTGATCACCGTGCTCAAGGGCGCCGTGCTGTTCGTCACCGATCTCGCCCGGGCGATCCCGCTGCCCACGCAGTTTGAGTTCATGGCGGTCAGCTCTTACGGATCCTCGACGTCGTCGTCGGGGGTGGTGCGCATCCTCAAGGACCTCGACCGCGATATCAGCGACCGCGACGTGCTGATCGTCGAGGACGTCGTCGACTCCGGGCTGACCCTGTCGTGGCTGCTGCGCAATCTGGCCACCCGCCGGCCCCGGTCCCTGCGAGTGTGCACCCTGCTGCGCAAACCCGACGCGCTGGGGGCCGACGTCGACATCGCCTACGTGGGCTTCGACATCCCGAACGACTTCGTGGTCGGCTACGGCCTGGACTACGCCGAGCGCTACCGCGACCTGCCCTACATCGGCACCCTGGACCCGCGGGTTTATCAGGGCTGA
- the tilS gene encoding tRNA lysidine(34) synthetase TilS produces MDRPGAVAALRAALGAFAERHLPQGGGWAVALSGGPDSLALTAVAAAMRPTTALIVDHGLQAGSAQVAETARRQALELGCVDAQVIPVSVGVQGGPEAAARTARYAALADARGRDPILLGHTLDDQAETVLLGLGRGSGARSMAGMRPYDAPWCRPLLGVRRAQTVQACAELGLTPWLDPHNSDARFTRVRLRAEVLPLLEDVLGGGVAEALARTAIALRENTELIDGLAEQALLGATAGAALDVAALATLAGPVRLAVIRRWLIDGGGRGLTDLQIRAVDRLVTAWRGQGGVAIGSDLRGQRLFAVRGDGLLRLRSEPV; encoded by the coding sequence GTGGATCGACCGGGTGCTGTAGCCGCGCTGCGCGCCGCGTTGGGGGCCTTCGCCGAGCGGCATCTGCCGCAGGGGGGAGGCTGGGCGGTCGCGTTGTCCGGTGGACCGGATTCGCTGGCCTTGACCGCCGTTGCCGCCGCGATGCGGCCCACCACCGCGCTGATCGTCGACCATGGGCTGCAAGCCGGTTCGGCCCAGGTGGCCGAGACCGCGCGCCGTCAGGCGCTCGAACTGGGATGCGTTGACGCGCAGGTTATTCCGGTGTCCGTCGGAGTTCAGGGCGGTCCGGAGGCTGCGGCGCGCACGGCCCGCTACGCTGCGCTCGCCGATGCCCGCGGCCGGGACCCGATACTGCTGGGGCACACGCTCGACGATCAGGCCGAGACAGTGCTGCTCGGGCTGGGCCGCGGTTCGGGAGCCCGGTCGATGGCCGGGATGCGGCCATACGACGCGCCGTGGTGCCGGCCGCTGCTGGGGGTGCGGCGCGCCCAGACCGTACAGGCCTGCGCCGAACTGGGGCTGACGCCGTGGCTCGATCCGCACAACAGCGACGCTCGCTTCACCCGGGTGCGGTTGCGCGCCGAAGTGCTGCCGCTGCTGGAGGACGTGCTGGGCGGCGGGGTGGCCGAAGCCCTGGCCCGGACCGCGATCGCGCTGCGGGAGAACACCGAACTCATTGACGGCTTGGCCGAGCAGGCGCTGCTCGGCGCCACCGCGGGCGCCGCGTTGGACGTTGCTGCGCTGGCGACCTTGGCGGGTCCGGTGCGCCTGGCGGTGATCCGGCGCTGGCTGATCGATGGAGGCGGACGCGGCCTGACCGACCTGCAGATCCGTGCGGTCGACCGGCTGGTGACCGCCTGGCGTGGCCAGGGCGGGGTGGCGATCGGATCGGACCTGCGGGGGCAGCGGTTGTTCGCGGTTCGCGGCGACGGCCTGCTGCGGCTGCGCAGCGAGCCGGTCTGA
- a CDS encoding zinc-dependent metalloprotease: MQMSESDVGSAVDFEFAATVGGWLARPAPPMTDYTRRQVIEELHTSARAAEPLVREVTGLGEDGPVLDARVVDRRQWIAAAAESMRVMMGASERPAGFLTSRLTGAQTGAVLAFVSSGILGQYDPFCAGGGALLLVYPNVVAVERQLQVTPADFRLWVCLHEVTHRVQFRVNPWLAGYMSDALAVLTGDGSPDLTQVVGRLSDYLRGRQNDAESPGPSGILGLVRAVQSEEQRTALDQLLMLGTLLEGHADHVMDAVGPLAVPSVATIRSRFEERRQRSQPPLQRLLRALLGLDAKMSQYTRGKAFVDAVVGRVGMDRFNAVWSGPQTLPLPAEIEEPQRWIDRVL; the protein is encoded by the coding sequence ATGCAGATGAGCGAATCCGACGTCGGCAGCGCGGTGGACTTTGAGTTCGCCGCGACCGTCGGTGGCTGGCTGGCACGGCCCGCACCGCCGATGACCGACTACACGCGCCGCCAGGTCATCGAAGAACTGCACACCAGCGCCCGCGCGGCAGAACCGCTGGTCCGAGAGGTCACCGGTCTCGGCGAGGACGGCCCGGTCCTCGACGCTCGCGTCGTCGACCGGCGGCAGTGGATCGCCGCGGCCGCCGAATCGATGCGGGTGATGATGGGTGCCTCGGAGCGGCCCGCCGGTTTCCTCACCAGCCGGCTGACCGGGGCGCAGACCGGCGCGGTGTTGGCCTTCGTCTCCTCGGGCATCCTCGGGCAATACGACCCGTTCTGCGCCGGTGGTGGCGCGCTACTGCTGGTCTATCCCAACGTGGTCGCCGTCGAGCGCCAGCTGCAGGTGACGCCGGCCGACTTCCGGTTGTGGGTGTGCCTGCACGAGGTGACGCACCGCGTGCAGTTTCGCGTCAACCCATGGCTGGCCGGCTACATGTCGGATGCCCTGGCGGTACTGACCGGCGACGGCAGCCCGGACCTCACCCAGGTGGTGGGCCGGTTGTCCGACTATCTGCGGGGCCGCCAGAACGACGCCGAGTCGCCGGGCCCGTCGGGGATCCTGGGCCTGGTGCGGGCGGTGCAATCCGAGGAGCAGCGCACCGCGCTGGACCAGTTGCTGATGCTGGGCACGCTGCTCGAAGGCCACGCCGACCACGTGATGGACGCGGTCGGGCCGCTGGCGGTGCCGTCGGTGGCGACCATTCGGAGCCGCTTCGAGGAACGCCGTCAGCGCAGCCAGCCGCCGCTGCAACGGCTGTTACGGGCGTTGCTGGGCCTCGACGCCAAGATGAGCCAGTACACCCGAGGCAAGGCCTTCGTCGACGCCGTGGTCGGTCGCGTCGGCATGGACCGGTTCAACGCGGTGTGGTCGGGCCCACAGACGCTGCCGCTGCCCGCCGAGATCGAAGAGCCCCAGCGGTGGATCGACCGGGTGCTGTAG